attgtgagggggaggtttgggattgTTGGGGCTAAagaatggggaggggttATGACGGAGGCGGTGAAGGTGTGTTCGGcgacgggaggaggaggagctacTTTGAAGCGGCTTGGGATGAAGGGGTCTGGTCTTCGGGTTGGGAAGGCACCCAAGGGTGAGCGAGACTCGGGTGCAGTGGTTGGGAAagggtttgggggtgctATCGGGGCCGCGATTACAaagggtgatggggttgtgaCGGGTGGCGGTATGATGTCTGCCAAGGGCGTTACTGGTTGGGGAGTTGTTACAGGTATGGGGGTGGTAACGGATGTCGCGGTTACGGCGGGCTCAGGAGCTATTGCGGCTGTAGAGGTTACTACTGTTGTAGAGTTCATAACGGGTGTCGCGGTTACggaagacgatgaggttGTGACGGTTAGCGATATATTATCCGGCGCGGAGGTGACGGGTTCAAGAGCAATCACCGGTGTAGATGCTATGATGGGTGTTACGGTTACGACGGGCCCGGGCATGACGCTTTTTAAGGACTCGACGAGGGTGGAAGCTTTGACGCGTTTCGAGGTTCTGGCAGGCTTTGAGACTCCATCAGATGTCGGCGCTGGAACCTCAGGACCAGCAGAGGATCCCGATTCTACATTTACTCGtgccttttccccctccagTGCCTCCCGATTCGTTTCTTCCCAATCTTGAAAAGCATATAGCGGTTGGTCAGGGCACAGTTTATAGAGCTCTCTTGGGTAGTGTAGTCGACTCTGGGTAGGTCTTGATACGAGCCAGCTCTTGAGAACTGGTCGAAAGACGGCAGGCCTGGCTTTGATAGCCTTATGGACCCCCGTGAATTGGCTTATGAACTTGAGGATATGCTCCTGGTTTCTGGCGCACACTTCGCTGGAAACTGGAACCCCATTCCGTGGGCGTCGCTCGCCACGACCCCCGACCAAAATAGAATAGACTTTCTTTTCACCCTTCCTTCCTGTGACCTCCGCAATGATATCCTCAAGAAATCCGTCGATAAAGGGCTTTGAGGCTGCTGGAACAGGAGGGTCAGGGGGCTGGGCTGGAGCATCAGTATCGGCAGGCCTGGTATTGCAATCCGCAACCATCGTACTCGGCCTCTTGAGGTAGCTCAGTTGCGCGTCAGCCATCAGCCTGTCCCTCCTGCGGTTATTCAGAAGGATTTCGTTGAGGCTGCAATCTCTGCATCCATATCGCCTGCCGAGGTCTTCTGACACATAGACAGAAGGGATGGTTGTCCATTGCCTTTTAGCATCTGCTTTCGCCCTCTCATTAACGCGTTCGTGTTGCTTGTACTTGCTACAGCCAGGGCATGGGCAAGTGTAACGTTTTTTGATCTCGGCGAGAAAGTCGTTGATCATTTTTTGTAGTTTATCCTCTTCCGCCTTTTCCCAAACACCCTGTGCTTTCATCCACACACATC
The sequence above is a segment of the Podospora pseudoanserina strain CBS 124.78 chromosome 5, whole genome shotgun sequence genome. Coding sequences within it:
- a CDS encoding hypothetical protein (antiSMASH:Cluster_12) encodes the protein MPLKDDEEAQSKEVSSLSPPPDHKWDRRFDVERLNSGKGATPEGPNKPSAICQRCVWMKAQGVWEKAEEDKLQKMINDFLAEIKKRYTCPCPGCSKYKQHERVNERAKADAKRQWTTIPSVYVSEDLGRRYGCRDCSLNEILLNNRRRDRLMADAQLSYLKRPSTMVADCNTRPADTDAPAQPPDPPVPAASKPFIDGFLEDIIAEVTGRKGEKKVYSILVGGRGERRPRNGVPVSSEVS